In one Micromonospora polyrhachis genomic region, the following are encoded:
- a CDS encoding mandelate racemase/muconate lactonizing enzyme family protein produces MKIRDVRASLIEIPYPRPFVPSWAPEGAHRTMAAVVVEVETDSGVVGVSGGDMGHGSGPLLLATIRDVIRPLLVGHDLFATEHIANRLRYVAQYFFPRPWVVGVAVWDAVGKVCDRPLYQLWGGTADEVPAYASFGEVRDPAQRVDDALAVVAAGFRGIKLRVHSATVAEDLRQVAAVREAVGPDVMLAVDANQAASRWRYAPDGSRLMWSYERALTTARELSDLDVAWLEEPLPRHDYGAQRRLTAESPIPIAGGEHNRGFAELVRLLEDDCFDIYQPDANESEEIHALRQFGTMVAARHRRIIPHAWATGLGVAGNLQLCASLPSCEWLEYPYDPPVIVPEVFQVMLAEPLLPDPATGVVRLPTAPGLGVTLDRAAIDQLTVQRV; encoded by the coding sequence ATGAAGATTCGGGACGTCCGTGCCTCGCTGATCGAGATCCCCTACCCCCGGCCGTTCGTACCGTCCTGGGCACCGGAGGGTGCCCACCGGACGATGGCGGCGGTGGTCGTCGAGGTGGAGACCGATTCCGGCGTGGTCGGGGTGTCCGGCGGCGACATGGGGCACGGCTCGGGTCCGCTGCTGCTCGCCACGATCCGGGACGTGATCCGGCCGTTGCTGGTCGGTCACGACCTGTTCGCCACCGAACACATCGCCAACCGGCTGCGCTACGTCGCGCAGTACTTCTTCCCCCGCCCGTGGGTGGTCGGTGTCGCGGTCTGGGACGCGGTCGGCAAGGTCTGCGATCGGCCGCTCTACCAACTGTGGGGCGGGACCGCCGACGAGGTGCCGGCGTACGCCAGCTTCGGCGAGGTACGCGACCCCGCGCAACGGGTCGACGACGCGTTGGCGGTGGTGGCAGCCGGTTTCCGGGGCATCAAACTGCGTGTCCACTCGGCAACGGTGGCCGAGGATCTGCGCCAGGTCGCCGCCGTCCGGGAGGCGGTCGGCCCGGATGTCATGCTCGCGGTCGACGCCAACCAGGCGGCCTCCCGGTGGCGGTACGCCCCGGACGGCAGCCGGCTGATGTGGTCGTACGAGCGGGCCCTGACCACCGCCCGGGAGCTGTCCGATCTGGACGTGGCCTGGTTGGAGGAGCCGCTGCCCCGGCACGACTACGGCGCGCAACGCCGGTTGACCGCCGAGTCGCCGATCCCGATCGCCGGTGGCGAACACAACCGGGGCTTCGCCGAACTGGTCCGACTGCTGGAAGATGATTGCTTCGATATCTACCAGCCCGACGCCAACGAGAGCGAGGAGATCCATGCCCTGCGGCAGTTCGGCACCATGGTCGCCGCGCGGCACCGGCGGATCATTCCGCACGCGTGGGCGACCGGGCTGGGCGTCGCCGGCAATCTCCAGCTCTGCGCATCCCTGCCGTCCTGCGAATGGCTGGAGTACCCGTACGACCCACCGGTCATCGTGCCGGAGGTCTTCCAGGTGATGCTGGCCGAGCCGCTGCTGCCCGACCCGGCCACCGGTGTCGTACGGCTGCCGACCGCGCCCGGCCTCGGCGTCACGTTGGACCGGGCGGCGATCGACCAGCTGACCGTGCAGCGAGTGTGA